From one Desulfomicrobium macestii genomic stretch:
- a CDS encoding rhodanese-like domain-containing protein — translation MKPPISFGIKTVIIIGLSVGLALAFNATRLDRLPLVHDPEVAAQAAAQRGEISLADAVLLFESGKAVFVDAREAGEYEHGHIEGALSLDPLSFGQSFPALRELLEGATTIVTYCDGEYCELSRELAEQLESMGLQDVRVLKNGWTLWRDQGLPTATGGQAAPEQTSPTPMNEGETHPAEQSNGTAPPQAPLEVPTETPMEAGPLEPAPLEPPLEPTIPDQAPLEAAPAKPAPLDRHQEPAPQEQPSLDSAPLEPAPLETAPVETAPMETAPEEPATQSPPLDSKPLGEKS, via the coding sequence ATGAAACCACCCATTTCTTTCGGCATAAAGACCGTGATCATCATCGGCCTGTCTGTAGGCCTGGCATTGGCCTTCAACGCCACGCGGCTGGACAGGCTGCCTCTGGTCCATGATCCGGAAGTCGCGGCGCAGGCCGCTGCCCAGCGCGGGGAGATATCCCTCGCCGACGCGGTCCTTCTTTTTGAATCCGGAAAAGCCGTTTTTGTCGATGCGCGGGAAGCAGGCGAATATGAGCATGGACACATTGAAGGCGCGCTGTCCCTTGACCCTCTTTCATTCGGACAGAGCTTTCCCGCACTGCGGGAGCTGCTCGAAGGGGCGACGACGATCGTGACGTATTGCGACGGGGAGTACTGCGAACTGAGCCGGGAACTGGCCGAGCAGCTGGAAAGTATGGGATTGCAGGACGTCCGCGTGCTCAAGAACGGCTGGACCCTGTGGCGCGACCAGGGACTGCCCACCGCCACTGGCGGCCAGGCAGCACCGGAGCAGACCTCCCCGACGCCGATGAACGAAGGAGAGACGCACCCGGCCGAGCAGTCAAACGGGACCGCGCCGCCGCAAGCGCCACTGGAAGTGCCTACGGAAACGCCTATGGAAGCGGGCCCTCTGGAACCCGCGCCCCTGGAGCCCCCCCTTGAGCCGACAATCCCGGATCAAGCGCCCCTGGAGGCCGCTCCGGCCAAGCCCGCGCCATTGGACCGGCATCAAGAACCCGCGCCCCAGGAACAGCCGTCTTTGGACTCTGCCCCGCTGGAACCAGCTCCGCTGGAAACCGCCCCGGTGGAAACCGCTCCAATGGAAACCGCGCCTGAGGAACCGGCGACTCAGTCCCCTCCCCTTGATTCAAAACCCCTGGGAGAAAAATCATGA
- a CDS encoding MauE/DoxX family redox-associated membrane protein — MNAASLSRGSRLALALIFVAAAPQKIMAPADFAASVGSYLILPDILINFTALTLPWLEMIVAFLLVCRVWTGPALFLANAMLIVFLGAILGAYFRGIDLNCGCFSSTPGTSGDMVFYIVRDVIFVAIGLTAAWFHRRGLDAD; from the coding sequence ATGAACGCAGCATCCTTGTCCCGGGGCTCGCGCCTGGCCCTGGCCCTCATCTTCGTGGCTGCCGCCCCTCAGAAAATCATGGCTCCGGCGGATTTCGCCGCCAGCGTGGGCAGCTATCTCATCCTGCCGGACATACTCATCAATTTCACAGCCCTGACCCTGCCCTGGCTGGAAATGATCGTGGCCTTCCTGCTCGTGTGCCGCGTCTGGACCGGGCCCGCCCTGTTCCTGGCCAACGCCATGCTCATCGTCTTCCTGGGCGCGATCCTTGGCGCATACTTCCGGGGCATCGACCTGAACTGCGGGTGCTTCTCCAGCACGCCCGGGACTTCCGGCGACATGGTCTTCTACATCGTCCGCGACGTCATTTTCGTGGCCATCGGCCTGACGGCGGCCTGGTTCCATCGGCGCGGGCTCGACGCGGACTAG
- the pabB gene encoding aminodeoxychorismate synthase component I: MSVAVLYSSEHSAWVRYERPRAIFVARRHEEVPALLAHLEAEVEKGGLHAVGFLAYEAGRAFDPAMPRACCGDFPLAWFGLFESPATISLGPSKPGHALDWVSELDAGAHGRALERIRGYLARGETYQVNFTHRLRARFDMDPWDFFGRLVSRQPSPHAAFLDTADFALCSASPEMFFERDGEEIWSRPMKGTAPRGRWREEDEALARGLAVSEKERAENVMIVDMVRNDLGRICLPGSVHVPELFRAERYPTLWQLTSLVSGRTRESTAQVMAALFPAASITGAPKVRTMNIIEELEISPRRIYTGCIGVISPGRKARFNVAIRTVLVEKSLGMAEYGVGGGIVWDSDPGAEFRETRIKARVLADPEPEFSLLETMRWARGEGIFLLDEHLLRLKESAAYFGFRFDQKALREALLREISAACGMEGVLRLTMDVAGVWSIEHRPLPGPSPCRVSLALSAVDAADPFLFHKTTRRAVYDQAKAQVAGVDDVLLWNGRCEVTESTIANLVVELDGELLTPSLACGLLPGTMRARLLQEGRIREDVVLVDDLPRCTRLWLINSVRGWRECVLAGPVPGSA; this comes from the coding sequence ATGTCCGTCGCTGTCCTCTATTCCTCCGAACATTCGGCCTGGGTGCGCTACGAGCGCCCCCGGGCCATTTTTGTGGCCCGCAGGCACGAGGAAGTGCCCGCGCTGCTGGCCCACCTTGAAGCCGAAGTGGAAAAGGGCGGGCTTCATGCCGTGGGGTTTCTGGCCTATGAGGCGGGCAGGGCCTTCGACCCGGCCATGCCCCGTGCCTGCTGCGGCGATTTTCCCCTGGCCTGGTTCGGCCTTTTTGAATCCCCCGCCACCATATCCCTGGGCCCGTCAAAGCCTGGACACGCCCTTGATTGGGTCTCGGAGCTGGACGCCGGGGCCCATGGACGCGCCCTGGAACGCATCCGCGGATATCTGGCTCGGGGCGAAACCTATCAGGTCAATTTCACCCATCGTCTGCGCGCCCGGTTCGACATGGACCCCTGGGATTTCTTCGGTCGGCTCGTCAGTCGCCAGCCGTCGCCGCACGCGGCCTTTCTCGACACCGCCGATTTTGCGCTGTGCAGCGCTTCGCCGGAAATGTTCTTCGAGCGCGATGGGGAGGAGATCTGGTCCCGTCCCATGAAGGGCACCGCTCCGAGGGGGCGCTGGCGCGAAGAGGACGAGGCCTTGGCCCGGGGCCTTGCCGTATCGGAAAAGGAGCGGGCCGAAAACGTGATGATCGTCGATATGGTCCGAAACGACCTCGGACGGATCTGCCTGCCCGGCAGCGTGCACGTGCCCGAGCTTTTCCGCGCGGAGCGCTATCCGACGCTCTGGCAGCTGACCTCGCTGGTGAGCGGACGCACGCGGGAGTCCACAGCCCAGGTCATGGCGGCCCTGTTTCCGGCCGCCTCGATCACCGGCGCACCCAAAGTCCGGACCATGAACATCATTGAAGAACTCGAAATTTCGCCGCGCCGCATCTATACCGGGTGCATCGGAGTGATCAGTCCCGGCCGCAAGGCGCGTTTCAACGTGGCCATCCGCACGGTTCTGGTCGAAAAATCCCTGGGCATGGCCGAGTATGGAGTGGGCGGGGGCATTGTCTGGGATTCCGATCCGGGGGCGGAATTCCGGGAGACGCGCATCAAGGCCCGCGTGCTGGCCGACCCGGAGCCGGAATTCTCGTTGCTTGAAACCATGCGCTGGGCCCGGGGCGAGGGCATTTTTCTGCTCGACGAACATTTGCTGCGCTTGAAAGAGAGCGCCGCGTATTTCGGCTTCAGGTTTGACCAGAAAGCCTTGCGGGAAGCCTTGTTACGGGAAATCTCGGCGGCTTGCGGCATGGAAGGGGTGCTGCGTCTGACCATGGACGTTGCCGGTGTCTGGAGCATTGAACATCGTCCCTTGCCCGGACCGTCGCCCTGCCGGGTGTCTTTGGCTCTGTCGGCGGTGGATGCGGCCGATCCGTTTCTTTTCCACAAGACCACAAGGCGCGCCGTTTACGATCAGGCCAAGGCGCAAGTGGCGGGGGTGGATGATGTGCTGCTTTGGAACGGACGCTGCGAGGTGACGGAATCGACCATCGCCAATCTGGTCGTCGAACTTGATGGCGAACTGTTGACACCGTCTCTTGCCTGCGGACTGCTGCCGGGCACCATGCGTGCCCGGTTGCTGCAGGAAGGCCGGATTAGGGAAGACGTGGTGCTGGTGGATGATCTGCCCCGCTGCACGCGCCTGTGGCTGATCAATTCCGTGCGGGGATGGCGGGAATGCGTTCTGGCCGGTCCAGTGCCGGGATCGGCCTAG
- a CDS encoding rhodanese-like domain-containing protein, with protein MRWKQFLTPVQSMNPDEARAYLSDKTLQEVTILDVRQPGEYEEGHIPGATLVPLAVLTDSLDQIDPFKPVLVYCAIGGRSRIAAQTLAGKGYEQVINMSGGFKAWNGQAAFGAEEAGVDIFAELDSAEMILATAYSLEEGLRDFYLRMLDRVSDEKVKSVFRLLADIEIKHKDRLFAEYTRITGKDDRGDFECRFVTPLMEGGMTTEEYMERFKPDFESPVDVISLAMSIEAQALDLYIRSAAWTQSDDNRAILEQIASEEKTHLERLGQLMDELVGGGSRTTN; from the coding sequence ATGCGCTGGAAACAATTCTTGACCCCGGTTCAGTCCATGAATCCCGACGAGGCCCGGGCCTATCTGTCCGACAAGACCCTGCAGGAAGTGACCATTCTTGATGTACGTCAGCCGGGGGAATACGAGGAGGGGCATATCCCCGGAGCCACGCTTGTGCCGCTGGCGGTGCTGACCGACTCCCTGGACCAGATCGACCCGTTCAAGCCGGTTCTGGTTTATTGCGCCATTGGCGGGCGCAGCCGGATCGCAGCCCAGACCCTGGCCGGCAAGGGCTATGAGCAGGTCATCAACATGAGCGGAGGTTTCAAGGCCTGGAACGGTCAGGCTGCCTTTGGCGCGGAAGAGGCCGGCGTGGACATTTTCGCGGAGCTCGACAGCGCCGAAATGATTCTGGCCACGGCCTATTCCCTGGAAGAGGGGCTGCGCGACTTTTATCTGCGCATGCTGGACCGGGTCAGCGATGAAAAGGTCAAGAGCGTGTTCCGCCTCCTGGCCGACATCGAAATCAAGCACAAGGACCGCCTTTTCGCCGAATACACCCGCATCACCGGCAAGGACGATCGCGGGGATTTCGAGTGCCGGTTCGTCACTCCGCTCATGGAAGGCGGCATGACCACCGAGGAATACATGGAGCGCTTCAAGCCTGACTTCGAAAGCCCGGTCGATGTCATCTCCCTGGCCATGTCCATCGAGGCCCAGGCCCTGGATCTTTACATCCGTTCCGCCGCCTGGACCCAGAGCGATGACAACCGCGCCATCCTGGAGCAGATCGCCAGTGAGGAAAAGACGCATCTGGAAAGATTGGGCCAGCTTATGGACGAGCTGGTCGGTGGCGGGTCCAGGACAACGAACTGA
- a CDS encoding ArsR/SmtB family transcription factor encodes MTQEQTLASLCKALGHPARVAILKHLLQVDSCICGEIVNILPLAQSTVSQHLKQLKEAGLIRGEIEGPRICYCADKGRLAELKNLITSL; translated from the coding sequence ATGACCCAGGAACAGACCTTGGCCTCTCTCTGCAAAGCCCTCGGGCATCCCGCGCGCGTGGCGATCCTGAAGCATCTCCTGCAGGTGGACAGCTGCATCTGCGGAGAGATCGTGAACATCCTGCCCCTGGCCCAATCCACGGTCAGCCAGCATCTGAAGCAGCTCAAAGAAGCGGGCCTGATCCGCGGCGAGATCGAAGGACCGCGCATCTGCTATTGCGCGGACAAAGGCCGTCTGGCCGAACTCAAAAACCTCATCACCTCTCTGTAG
- the hgcA gene encoding mercury methylation corrinoid protein HgcA yields MKPLQPFPMAPGGPCDELRETDALSCATSPAPGPCUGPPPAPGAGVDDLAGYRIESYVDGFLPTAHARVPRVRTRPTRLDRLGTCRARLGLDRNNYTVNPGLYAIGSPGPEAPVIVTANYKLTFDTVRFALAGRNLWLLVTDTRGINIWCAGGKGTFSAGGIAEQVRKTGLERIVSHRRLILPQLGANGVRARDLRKACGFEAVFGPVRAGDLPRYLDNGIDEAMRAVTFSLRERAEVIPVELVLGWKLILTAILVTAVLSLIGPEFSLNAILQRWALASTATGLGLTAGAILFPLLLPALRTRLFSLGGAGLGLALAVLTPAIFPQLSWVATAGAGLWTVSLASWLALNFTGSTPYASPSGVEKEMRKAIPILAVGTLLAAILFVTANFL; encoded by the coding sequence ATGAAACCTCTGCAGCCCTTTCCCATGGCCCCTGGCGGACCCTGCGACGAACTCCGCGAGACAGACGCGCTTTCCTGCGCGACCTCCCCGGCACCCGGCCCGTGCTGAGGCCCGCCACCCGCCCCTGGTGCAGGGGTGGACGACCTGGCCGGCTATCGGATCGAGTCCTATGTGGACGGCTTTCTGCCCACCGCGCATGCCCGGGTACCCCGTGTCAGAACCAGGCCCACCCGCCTGGACCGGCTCGGGACCTGCCGCGCCCGGCTGGGACTTGACCGCAACAACTACACCGTCAACCCCGGCCTGTACGCCATCGGCAGCCCCGGGCCCGAAGCACCCGTCATCGTCACGGCCAACTACAAGCTGACCTTCGACACGGTCCGATTCGCCCTGGCCGGACGGAACCTCTGGCTGCTGGTCACCGACACGCGCGGCATCAACATATGGTGCGCGGGCGGCAAGGGCACCTTCAGCGCCGGGGGCATCGCCGAACAGGTGCGCAAGACCGGCCTTGAGCGCATCGTCTCCCATCGCCGTCTCATCCTGCCCCAGCTCGGAGCCAACGGAGTGCGCGCCCGCGACCTGCGCAAGGCCTGCGGCTTCGAGGCCGTCTTCGGGCCCGTGCGCGCCGGCGACCTGCCCCGCTATCTGGACAATGGCATCGACGAAGCCATGCGCGCGGTGACCTTCAGTCTCAGGGAGCGGGCCGAGGTCATTCCCGTGGAGCTGGTCCTGGGCTGGAAACTGATCCTGACCGCGATCCTGGTGACGGCGGTGCTCAGCCTCATCGGCCCAGAATTCTCCCTGAACGCAATCCTGCAGCGATGGGCCCTGGCCTCCACCGCCACGGGCCTTGGCCTGACCGCCGGGGCGATCCTGTTCCCCCTGCTCCTGCCCGCGTTGCGCACGCGCCTCTTCTCCCTGGGCGGAGCCGGGCTGGGGCTGGCTCTGGCCGTGCTGACGCCGGCCATCTTTCCCCAGCTCTCCTGGGTCGCCACCGCGGGCGCGGGGCTCTGGACCGTATCGCTCGCTTCCTGGCTGGCTCTCAACTTCACCGGCTCCACGCCCTACGCCTCACCTTCGGGGGTGGAAAAAGAGATGCGAAAAGCCATCCCGATCCTGGCCGTCGGCACGCTCCTGGCCGCGATCCTTTTCGTGACCGCCAATTTCCTGTGA
- the hgcB gene encoding mercury methylation ferredoxin HgcB has product MKNFRHLENVATLAYDRDKCVGCGLCATVCPHRIFAVQDGKAEVLDREACMECGACALNCPTSAITVTPGVGCAAYIIQTWLPGKRGASCC; this is encoded by the coding sequence ATGAAAAACTTCCGCCATCTCGAAAACGTGGCCACCCTGGCCTACGACCGCGACAAATGCGTGGGCTGCGGCCTCTGCGCCACGGTCTGTCCGCACCGCATTTTCGCCGTGCAGGACGGCAAGGCCGAAGTTCTGGACCGCGAGGCATGCATGGAATGCGGCGCCTGCGCCCTGAACTGTCCGACCTCGGCCATCACCGTCACTCCCGGGGTGGGCTGCGCGGCTTACATCATCCAGACGTGGCTGCCGGGAAAACGCGGAGCATCCTGCTGCTGA
- a CDS encoding HDIG domain-containing metalloprotein — protein MLNRTEALAMIKDSAPDHLLIHALETEAVMRALATRLGHDPETWGLAGLLHDLDYPQTKETPERHGLLTAEMLTGKLPDDAVQAIARHNEINGNQPESQFDYALRCGETVTGLIHTAALVRPTRMQGMEAKSLKKKMKDKAFAASVCRETIRECEKIGMELGDFLSLAIGAITAIETEVGLAAS, from the coding sequence ATGCTCAACCGCACCGAAGCTCTCGCAATGATCAAGGACAGCGCGCCGGATCATCTACTCATTCACGCACTGGAAACCGAGGCCGTCATGCGCGCCCTGGCCACCCGCCTGGGCCATGATCCCGAAACCTGGGGCTTGGCCGGGCTGCTGCACGACCTCGACTATCCCCAGACCAAGGAGACGCCTGAAAGGCACGGCCTGCTCACGGCCGAAATGCTGACCGGCAAGCTTCCGGATGACGCGGTGCAGGCCATCGCCCGCCACAACGAGATCAACGGCAACCAGCCCGAATCCCAATTCGATTACGCCCTGCGCTGCGGCGAAACCGTGACCGGCCTCATACACACGGCGGCGCTGGTCCGGCCGACCCGCATGCAGGGCATGGAGGCCAAGAGCCTGAAAAAGAAAATGAAGGACAAGGCGTTTGCGGCCTCGGTCTGCCGCGAGACCATCAGGGAATGCGAAAAGATCGGCATGGAGCTTGGCGATTTCCTGAGCCTGGCCATCGGTGCGATAACCGCCATCGAGACCGAAGTGGGCCTGGCGGCATCCTGA